The Acropora muricata isolate sample 2 chromosome 4, ASM3666990v1, whole genome shotgun sequence genome contains the following window.
AGACGGCAGTTGTAGAACCGGTAAACGGACCCCACACACGGTAGTTGATTTTGAAATCACTTGAAGATTTGCAGACTGATTTAATTGTCTTTAAAAGATACCGAACCACTTATTTGAACCCTCTGTCCTTAAAAATGCTCTAGGAGAAGGATGCTTTGTCCTGAAGAGGTAGGTTTGAATTCAGTGAAGAAAATCCTTTGATGCCGGCTACGATTTAAGGAATTTAATTATAGCGAATCATGTATCCTCACGtacaatttatttattaattcgCAATTCACTTCATGTCCGTATGTCATGTATGCTTAGGGAAAAGGTCACTGCGACCATGTCAAGATATGCGGTTAAAATTTCTctattatcattaaaaaaaatattatcgCCTTAGAAGGTCAACCAACGAGCGCATAACATCACGAACGCGGTTTTTACAGTCAAGAAGAAGACTGCTTTCCAGTCCGTGCTTGTTGAGTTTTCGTAATTACTCGAATGTCAAGGAGTTAGTCTCGTTGTCCAACCAAACGAATCGTAGGGGATGAGAATTTGAAACGGAGGATGTTGCGACGGCTTAGTTGGCGAGAAGTTAAAATGGGGCTACGTCAACGCGCGATGCAATCGCATTTCTTAATGTGATCTTAAGGTTCTTTGGTCTTTTGTTTGCGTCATAAATGTAGATTTGTTTTTTCTCACAAATTACCAAAGTCCATTCCACtgaataatgttaaggctttatCAATTGCGCTCGTGAGCAATTTATCAGGTTGAGGTTGTAAATGACTCAGGTGCGTTCAATTTAAAGAgtgaaataaatttgaaaaggGATAATTAATAAACTATCTCACCCTGACTGCGCCTAACAAGCTACTTTTTAAGTTGAGATGTGCTTTAAATCTGAATGAGTGACCAACCTTTTTTTTCCGTGTTAAAATGACTGCTGTTTGTTATCGAAAAAGATGTCAACTGTTAATGCGCTATTGCAAATCGAATTCAGCGAGAGCTGTTTTTAAAAGCATTGCGCTCATTATTATGTGTGTTATTTGTTATCTTGGCGCCTCttgtgaagtgaaatgaagCCAAAGTCTCTTAAGCGACATAATTGCTGATCATTTGTAAATCGGTTCCGGAGACggaagaaattgttttcaaggTAATATTGCATCGTGGAGGACTGAAGTGTGAACTGGCATCCTAATAAACGGAACTCAATTCACTGTTGGAGGGGAAAATAGCTACTGATTTTCTGGTTCTCATAAAATTACATCCTGTAGGCCGGCAACCGTCGAATCTCCGAGGAAGAGAGGTGCGGCCTCCACAGCAAATTTCCCTGGAGCTAACCAGGGGTGTTTTCTGTATTTAACATGCGTGTACTGAAGTGAAAAAAGTCAAGATGAAATACAATTATGTTTCAGTCCGTTTGtttaccaaattttctttttccattatttattttcacttgttttgaaaaacgaaagCAAATGCCTTCCTCATACTTTGCCATgaacttttgtttctttgcaataatTTCTGATggaattaaataatttatttacctCTTAGTGCTTTGCTTAGGGCAAAATTCGTTCAGTTTTAAAGCAGGTTGTAATATTCATTCGCAAAAACACATTAAATGTTAGGCTGAAAGGTCAAGCCACCTAGACTGAAATAgtagatttaatttttttcattatgaaAGTGTATTTTATTCACTCAAGAACCGATAATTACGAAGAAACAGTTGACGCGGTTAGTAAGTCACTCAGTCCATAGTAAAATTAGTCAATCAGTCAATTAGTTCATCCGGTGACATGACAAAATTCTTAATCAATTTCTTTCTGTGTTTCTTCACCAGGTCTCCCAAACATTAATCCAGTGCACGCTTCCAAAATATTCCTTTGCCACCATTCCTTTTCCTCTATAAGTTATCCATCAGAACGATCTTCAAGCGGGTTCAAGGCCAACGACTATATGTCTATGTCCAGCTAGCCTGAATCAGTTGCAGGTGTCTTAAGAAAAGCAACAGTTATGCAAATGttgaaaacaacatggcggccaaaTTTCACTTGAAATAGTACTGTAACATTGAGTACGCGCTCAAAGATTCGCTTACACTGAACACTCTGTTAGACACTATTTCATAGAAGCTCCTCAATATCCAGAGTTATTGCTACTCTTCGTGCAGAAAAGCCCTTCTTTGCAATCTTACTAACACAAATCACATTTTACTGCTTTTAATGCAGACCATGATTCTCAACTGGATCAGTGTGGATATCGCTATAACTCGCTATTCAGGatataactcaataggttttgctAGTATTTATTCGCTGGAGAGCTATATCCATGCTTTGAACACTGAGGCCAGATCTTTGCTGATCAGATCCTTTACCAGAATCGTGTGCCTCTCTTTCGTTACGTTCTGTCCGTTGCTCAACATGTTTGGATTTACACTCTCAGCTGAATCACTTTGGTTCGCATTATCTTGCTATATCCATATCCGCGTTGTTTAATTTGTATGGTCCTCGCTGATTATTTTATCATGACCATTACTAAGACACATCCTTGTCTGTCTGTTCATTATCATTACCATTGTCTGCAAACATCCTGTCTGCTGGCATTGATGCACTGTGCAGAGTGTGAAGTGGCGTACAGAGATAAGCTTAGTTCAactgaataaaaaaattaaatagatGCGAGGAAGTTAATTCTCTTCGCAAAATATTCTTAATACTTAAGAGTTCTCTTTTATCAGTTATACATATGTAATACTGATACTATGTataatactaatactaattGTACAGCGCTACTGGTGTACTGATTACGGAAAATGTGTTATTCAAAATTAAATCCTTTTCAAAGAAAATCTACGGTTCCAGTGAATTCGCACATATATTTGCCTTTTAAGTTGCAGTTGTATGCGATTTAGCATGTGCCCTATGCAACTTTGATCATGTTTCTGCCAAGCTCGAATTTTGAACTGCGTATACTTTAAAAGATTCTGAAGTGTGCAAAATGACAGTTACGCATTATGGTTCTTTTGAGGCTATCCTATCCTATGTTTCGTTCAAGAAAGAAAACCACCACATTGAGTCTCCGTCTCAAGTCTCTTTTTTAACAATGCGTGGGAAGGTCAGCCAATCTTCTTCATTGGAGGTGACTAGATAAAGCACTGATCCTGACATTTTGCTGATTCCACTGTAAATTTCAATATCACGGACTATTATTGATACATTAGTGAGAAACAAATTTGAAGGCTGTAACTGTTTACATGTATAAGATTTCtgaaatttgtgcaattttacgATAATTAATTCCGTCTCcattaaaatacaaaactgTTTGTGAAGCACTTGGTAGTAGCCAGCCACACTGTGAATTGTACCTTCTCCTGTTGTTGGTCTCTTGATAGGCCAAGGGAGTTAAAATCATTACCTCCTCTGCGGCGCAATTAGTCCAGTAGCGCTGGGTCCGCCGCTCCAAAAGCCCTCAAATCCAAAGTTTCTTTATGAAGCGGTTAACAAGGCACCaagacaaagaaaattttttgccTTAGTGAAAACGCCAACTGTCTGTTTTAGGATTTGAGGGAGAGTTACTTGGGAGGTGAAAGTTATGGGTCATCGATTTTGTCTTCTCGAGTAGTTCGGTTGCAGTGAGGAACACTTTGgcttttattttcatattttctgaGCACTGGACAATGGCGATGTCAGCTTAGTTAATAAATTCTTTTGACATTTGTTATGATACAGCGAGTTCATCTCCAAAGAGTCATAGACCGTGTGACTCTGGGCATATTTGCCGAGAAATAGGGGGACTTAAGCCACTCGCACTTTCAACAGTGGATCTAACTTGCTCACGACAATCGCTCTAATCACCAGTTGTGACTCAATCATGATACAATTGAGTATCATTACCAACTGAAATAGCAGAAGTAGCACCTTCCATAAGAACATATGCttaaaagctttctttttttattgtcataaTTTATAGTTCACTAGTTAGTCTTTCTCCCTTAGTACTTCTTCTTGAATGTCCAGTTTTATTTGCCTTCAGGCAACGGTCTTGGGAAGCGCAATTAAAAGAATCTCCTTTAGTTaccaacaaaataataaatttgatCAATACCTTACGGTGGAGTTTAACGTGAAAAGATCAGCAACAACAATGCTCTTTTGAGAAAACCCTGGCTTTCAATAAGGCcggtaaaattgttatttaaaaattttgccGTCGGTGAACCTCAACTTTCctttaatttcaaataaaaaaaatacttccGTTTCTCACATGAACTTTATTATCTAAGAGGCAAAACTGCGTATGGATTATAGTAGACAATTGAATAAAACAAAGGCTATAGGAGTGCCGTCATCTTGTCTAGCATCGAACTGGGCGCGTTCCTGTAGTGAAGCTCACCAGATAAGTTTCAAATGGAGATGAAGATTGCTAACCCGAGGTTAAAGAAAAGCGTAGCTAATCCGATTTTCCCCGGAAAGTCCTTACATCGGCTTTTCAAAAGGCAACATTTTAGCTTAAGGAAATATGATTTTAAAATTTCTGTGCGAGTTGTTTCGGAAATCCGTTAATTGGTTTTTGCTCGACTATATGATTGGAAATATACATAATTttcataaaatgaaataaagttaCACCCTCTCTCCTTTGCAGAAGCCCTTTCAATGGGGCtttaaagaagataaaaaatcCGAGGAGACTTAATTGTCGATGGAAAATGGGGTAAAGGTGCtgtccatttttgttttctccaacAAACGGTACCCCTACCCCGTGATATGGAAGTTTTCTTCCCCAATTTAAGAAGAGAAAAATCTGGAAATGGTCAGTTTTAAAAACTCAGAGGTATGTTGAAGGAATCAGGTTGAAGAGGTTCCTTGCATGATTTGAAACCACTACTAAATTAGCCAGCACTAGCCCGATGTAAGAAATTGAAAGCAGGCTTCATTTTGGTTTCGTATGAGGCGCTTCCCTGCACTGATCCAATATCAGTTTTCCCACGTCTCCAGTTTTTCTTCATTGCACGTGGCCAAACACCTCGCGAGGATGATTTAAATTAATGCACAGACGTTAGCTCAAACATCACCCAACTTGTTTCCATGGGAGCATGTATTATCAAATGGACTTACTATAAACGCAAAGAGTTCCAAGACTAATCTTAaaccagaaaaagaaaatatattgTATAACCAATAACTGGAACTAACTATGTACTTTTGTAACATTGAGCCGTTTaattcaaatatattttttaatcgaaacagaaagaaatttGAATTATGATGTTAAAAAACAACTGACTGTTTTTCCGTGAGACTGAACAATTTTTTCGAAAGGCTGTTGTCCCGTGCCAACTCTTTTGTTTCACTTGTGACTAACTTATTGCAATTCCCGTCAACATGTCTCTGATTCTTTTATTATCAAACTGCTCCTAAATGCATGTTAGTCCCACTGTTTTTCCTTGCCTGAAAACCGTAAACTTCTTCCAAAAGAACCAAACAGTGTATTGCAAATATTACTTTTGATATTGTTAATCTGGAAAATGTTCTGCTGCCCGATATTGAAACTGCAATCACGTCACGGAGAACAGtgtaggcgaatctttgctgacgtcattgtttacatttgtgctaattagcatacgacttatctaatagaagcagtggccgtatatatgagctaaatgcaaaagttgaaagagctgattaagttgagcaatttgtgcatttttcatctctttgcaagcagtattgaaagaaatatcggtcatcaaaaactgcgaaattgctgggtggcaaaaaagttaatgagccgtacatcccctgtaaaatttcgagtttttagaggagaatttctccgaaatcattgatgaattggactcaaatttgtagagaaaacttaaaccgttatgccctttcaatattttagagtttttattttattagcgtcatcagatagtgataagcatatgttaacgaggcaaaaagtgtaaacaaagactCGCCTATAGAGTCCTGTGGGATTTACTGTTTAGTCGACGGTTATTGATGTTTGTCTAAAATCAGCGACTGATTGTCTCTCTTTCTAGGAGACCTCTGCCTTGCTCGATATGACTTGTATAATCTCTATGTTATTTCAGAGGAGTTCAAAAAGTACCACTGTACTTTCTTGGAAGATGAGTGTACTTCTTCAGCAACAAAGCGTTTACAGATTTCAATTGTTAAAACAGTACTTAGTCCTAGGATTAGCCCATATGTGGCTAAGTCGCCAATCCATTCAAATGGAAATGTTCTTTAAACCTCAAATACTTTATCTTAATAAACAATTTACCTCGTTGTCTTGGCTAACAAGTTGATAAAAAACTGAACACTCCATATACAATGGTAATTCTTTTGACTGAAGAAGGACACATTGATGTAATTGGAGTTCTATATCTTCTAGTGGGATTGTTTTTGAAAGACCCCTTGGTGGCCTCAAATAGGTACTTGGACAATACATCTTTACAATTTTAAAAGACTTTGCTAAGAAAATAACTCgaaatttgaaaggaaaaaaaatcacacctttctttaaaataattttccttTGGGAATATTGATGTTCTTAATTGTTCAAAACCGTGATGCGAATTGTGCTAAGGAGTCCCACTCCAGTGCTGTCATGAATTGAGCAACGATTTCAATTAAGCTTCCAAACCCTATCTTGTCAAAATAATGTTTGCAGTTCGAAGTGGGCGTGAAGAGCCTTCCGTAGTTTCGACGCGAGTGTTAAGAACACATCGGAGGAATTCAAGGGAACATTTTTGGCTGCAAGAAAGAGTCAGAACAATTGATTACGAGGGTAAGCACAATTATTCACAAATTTCGGACCAAATCGATGGTGTTcgacaaaatttgagcaaaatcaAAGTTGTCAAAAAAAATGCTGGCATCAGTGTGGAAAGACGAAAGCTCCTTCGCGACAAAGGTCTTCGCATCTTGCCACCGAAGCAAAATGGTGATGAAGACTTTTTCACATTGCGTAATTCTGAAGGCAAGACCATTTTTATCTCGTGCGCCGAATTTTACGACGGAAATGCAATGCGAAAACAGCTCTGTATCGATACACAAGATCCGACGGTAACGGCTTTGTCCGAAGGTGAAAACTCGTGCAGCGAGCAAATTGATGCGTCATCGGGAGAAAGTCGAAGCAAACGTACTGCGATCGTCGAAAACGAGCAAAGGAAGAAGCTCAGCTACAGGAAGATAACTCCTCCTTTAAGGCCAGGCTCCGTAAGAAATTTTAAGGATGTGTTTGAAGAAAGCTTGGACAAGAACGACGAACTTGCTAGTTCTCAAGCCGTCACCATTAGGGAAAGGAAATATGGAGTATGGAAGCAGACTGCCAACATAAAAAGAGAACGACAAGTGGACAATGGAAAACAGGCCTGTTTTGTAGCTAACACAGATAACAGTGAATCAACTAAAACGCCGCGAAGAAAGCTGTCTGGAACAAGCTCAGAAAGCGTCAGCAACTTGAGAAAAAAATCACGTGTAAACAATGGTTATCTCAGTGCAGCTACGTCGGCTAATTCTGCAGAGTCACCAGGCCAAATGGAAAAAGTAGACGACACCAGGCAACAACAATCAATCAATGCCAAAGTGGACTTGGAGAGGAAAATTTCAACGGGGTCATTAAGTAGACAACAGATGTTAAGGCCAATCAGTGCCACGGGGCGTATGTCAAGTGGTTTGGGGATTTCATGCAATGTGATTGGATTAAGGAAAATGAGCTTGGTCATGGACAAAACCCCTACGATTGTCCCCAGCTCTTCAGGAGGCGAATGCAAGCATCGAAAGGTGGCCTTCGAGTCCAATCGACTCAACTTGAAAAAGGATGCCCAGTCTCCATGCAAGGTTGAAGTATCACAGAAAGATGACCGGGAGAAAAAAGAGATAGATGTTTCCAAACTTCCAAAACGAAATTATTCGTGGAATACCCACGTACAGGACAGTGGAAATCACCACATTGAGAAAATCAGGTCGACCGAGGATTCTCATTCTTCCAGTGGATTGGATCTATTTGCCAGTCGCACCCTAGACGCGCCTCAACCAGGTTCACCAGTGTATGCGGACAATCAGAGAACATGTTTGTCAGGAAAAATTTCGAAGATGAACGTAAAGCAGTTCGGCCAGGACGTTTCTCCCGATGCACGATTTGACAAAACTTTAAGTAAACAATTTGTGACGATGCAAATGACAATCGGTAACAAACAGGTCAAAGTATATGTTCCTAAGTTCTCAAGTGGTGAGCACTTGGAACATGAAATCATCGAGAGAGCACGAGCAAAGTCCGCAGTTAAAGTTCACGGCAGCGGCCTCTAAAGGAGCCTTCTCTCAGCGGACAGCTAGGACCGTCACGGTAGCCCCGTTGgtgaatcaaaacaaaagaatggcGGCAATATTGGAACATCAAACTAATTCTCTCGACTGGAAATTTATCTATATTTTTATGAAAATTCATTCTTTTATTTCAGAAGACCAATGCAAGGCACGTGAGTCAAGGcactaattttattttttgctggaATTGTTCGATAAACCTCAAACATAGGTATGCCTCTCCTTTTTCTGTGTAGAGACAATGGGTTTCTTCAAGAACAGTGATCAGTTTTGCCACTTTGATCTGCAAGGATAACTTCAAGTTGAAATTCATTGCAGGGAGTGAAAAGGGGTTATATTTCACTCTTAAGATGACCACGCATTAGGTGAACTTAAATTGTCACAATCACTTTCGCCTCTCTGATCAAAGAGGATGAGGTAACATGCAAAAACAACTTATCTGTACGCCATTGTTTCCGATCTTCACTCCTTTTCGAATcgatttaattattttaaacgCCAGTATGCAATCCCAAATTCTCAAATCTCATACAACATCTTTTAGAAGCTCAACGTCGTTTAGGTGTTCGTCCGCACTAACACAGTAATCTTGAGTCTGAGGTcgttacaaaaaacaaaaacgtctGATGCCCTATTGGTAGCATCTTCTCTTTCTCTGCCCCTGAAATGCTATAAAAGTAATCCATGCATTCCGTGATGATCTGTTTATCCTTGCCCGTACGTTTTCGCCTTGGACCTTGTGCTTCCACGAGAAAACACTCCAAATGTACAGATGACAGATGGAGAACAATTTGGGCTCCCACTATCTTATACAGACCCTGAATAAAGCACATTTTGTCCGGGCAAGAAACTGAGCTCACTTCACAACTTCAAGAACAATTATCCGTATCGCTAACTGTAATTTCCTACGTGGGGCTTACCTTGGATTAAGAACTTGTGACATTTCTTTCTTCGTTTCGTTAGGTCACACgagggtttggttattgtttagtGGTCTCTTGgctagtttgttttctttgtttttcgtcATCCGTGAGTTCATTTGACAGATTCCCACGGGGGATGAGCCAgattttgaaccaatcaaaacaagtCAGTGACTATGACTTTGGAGAATTCAGTTTCATTAAAAGCCTCAGATTTTCGTGAgtcgtttttttctttaacaataTTTACACGAATACGACAGAGAGGCTCTGTCAAAACGCTTTCAGCTCAGCCTTAACAGCTTTTTCTTTAACCAGACTTTTAATTGACGCTGAAGGGCTAAATTACCTTTAGACCTTAATCTTCGAGGATATAAGAAGCTAATCTATTTACTCATCCTAAAGTTATTTTTACTTCTGCGCTACTCAGTCACATGCTAAAGAAATCCAGCGTATTGTTTGAGATTCCTGGTGATCTGCAAATAAGTGTAATGACCAAAAAAGAAGTTCTTGACTTTAATTTTAGTAAGTGCATTAAGTCTTATTTTTGAATGACCTCAGTCAGTCACAGCTGAGTACATTGAAACCGCGCACATCTGTTGTTTAGAAAAACATAGAAACAGGTCTGCAgctaataataaaattaatttgctttcttttggCTAAAAGGCTCCTTTTTGTGGATGTAATTTAATCAAACAATGCCTCTAATTATGAATATCGTTCCTCCAATAAATAATATATGTTTAACTTGTCAATCTATTGTCAAATTTACTCTTCTTAAAATGCATATTCATGGCCATTTAATGATTGGATCTAAAATACTAGACCAGAATATCAGATCATCTTTTGTGAGCACAGAGAGAGGCCGATTTGTAAAACCAAAGTTCTCCCTCATTTTTCCCGCTAGCTGAATAAACGCACTCAAAGTTTCCTTTATTGGAAACAAGAGACTTCCGGTCTTATTGATGATCGAATGTTACTGTTTATATTGAAATCAATGTCAAGCTACCAAGCAGTTCTAAAGAGATTTACGCTGTGTATGAACTAATAAGCATCAACTCTTCCGTTCAATATGCTCTAGCATGTTTGGCAATGCGATACTGCACGCAATGTTTCCAGTCTTTAAAATCTCGTGATTAGGAACACTTAATAATAATCACTTGTTCTTGAAGTCCCTTAGCAACATAATTAGCACACACAGTGGCGTCCAGTCCGTTTTCTGTCACAATATATTTCAGTGCTTGTCTCACCACTTTGTGTACCTAGTCAAGGACTTTGAGGGATTTCATAAAATTGTTGCGAAATGACAAGGTTGATCGATTGATCCATCTAATACACGAAAACTGGAAATCAGAAACGTTTGTACCAGGTATGGCTTTTTCTCGGCAACAAGGCATTCCGATGAAGTGTGACAGCTTTATGAAGACACGTCGAATGAATCAGACCGAATCGTTTCTTCTCGAAGAACGGCTCAAAGTTTTAGACAACAGGAAGAATCAAAGAAACTACGAATTTATCGAAGAGAAATACTCTCTCTGTAAACAAATAGAAAAGATTCAGACCGTAAGAAAGAATTTACAAATAAGCGCGGAGAGAAGAAAGCTTTTGCGTTCTCAAGGATTTACAATATCTACTCGCGTAACCAAAAGTTGTGATGACATCGTTGCGATTAAAAAATATTCCAAGCAGGAATTGTCTAGAGTTGGTTCACCTCGTGCACGAAGTACGTCGATGATTTCTGGCCGTGAACTTGTGATGAAAGGCTTCCCACAGCTTCGGTTGCAAGGGAACGAGGAGGAAGAGTTGAGTGGAGATAAAGCACAGTTCCGCGCAAAGCATCAGTTTAGAGTTATTCAACCCCCGTGTCAACAAGGATCAAGGCGAAATTTTGTGCAAATCTCAAGCGATGAACTCatggaaataaaaaagaaagaggatGAGAAATCGGAAGAAGATCGACTTGATCATAACGTTAAAGTTGACTATCGAGGGATAATTAGGTCGCAAAAGAAATCTTCGCGGACTAATTCACACTGTCTTGCGGTTGAGGATGGAGACCAATTAAATAAAACCGGCTTTGTGAAGAAAACACTGTTTCTACACGATAAACAAACCAAGATAAGAGCCTCAAGTGGTGGACGGGTGTCGTTGTTTTTAGAAGAGAAAGATTCTGTTCAAAATCCCGATTTACCGGAAAATGAAGATAAGCCTAGTAAACTAATGTCAAAGTCATGTGGAAGTTTGGATGAAATGACGGAAGTACAAAAACCAGACAGCAATCCCGACAGTCAACAGAGCGTATCACGTGCAGTCAAATCAGGAAAAAGTCACACATTGACAAGCGACAAAAGGACACGGAAACATGGAGTCAGACCTGTGCGGGTTGCATTCCTTGAACCTCAAAACGGAAAAAACAACTTGGGTAACGATGCTCGGGACACACTTCAGCAACCAAGGTTGCAATGTGACAATGGTAAACGGGACGAACACTACGACGAGGTCATTGATCATCTTTCAGAGCGAGAAAAGAGCGCTACCGACAGGGAAAAACACGATTTTCCCGTAAGAAAGCTAACAATCCCGTCGGAAAGTGTAAAAGTCAAGCAGGAACAAGACCACATAAAATGCCTCGGCGAAAGTTGTAACAAAAAAGTTGTACAAAGAAGACATAGTTCAGTGTCGCAATCTCAAA
Protein-coding sequences here:
- the LOC136915683 gene encoding uncharacterized protein, with product MFAVRSGREEPSVVSTRVLRTHRRNSREHFWLQERVRTIDYEGKHNYSQISDQIDGVRQNLSKIKVVKKNAGISVERRKLLRDKGLRILPPKQNGDEDFFTLRNSEGKTIFISCAEFYDGNAMRKQLCIDTQDPTVTALSEGENSCSEQIDASSGESRSKRTAIVENEQRKKLSYRKITPPLRPGSVRNFKDVFEESLDKNDELASSQAVTIRERKYGVWKQTANIKRERQVDNGKQACFVANTDNSESTKTPRRKLSGTSSESVSNLRKKSRVNNGYLSAATSANSAESPGQMEKVDDTRQQQSINAKVDLERKISTGSLSRQQMLRPISATGRMSSGLGISCNVIGLRKMSLVMDKTPTIVPSSSGGECKHRKVAFESNRLNLKKDAQSPCKVEVSQKDDREKKEIDVSKLPKRNYSWNTHVQDSGNHHIEKIRSTEDSHSSSGLDLFASRTLDAPQPGSPVYADNQRTCLSGKISKMNVKQFGQDVSPDARFDKTLSKQFVTMQMTIGNKQVKVYVPKFSSGEHLEHEIIERARAKSAVKVHGSGL
- the LOC136915684 gene encoding uncharacterized protein, with product MAFSRQQGIPMKCDSFMKTRRMNQTESFLLEERLKVLDNRKNQRNYEFIEEKYSLCKQIEKIQTVRKNLQISAERRKLLRSQGFTISTRVTKSCDDIVAIKKYSKQELSRVGSPRARSTSMISGRELVMKGFPQLRLQGNEEEELSGDKAQFRAKHQFRVIQPPCQQGSRRNFVQISSDELMEIKKKEDEKSEEDRLDHNVKVDYRGIIRSQKKSSRTNSHCLAVEDGDQLNKTGFVKKTLFLHDKQTKIRASSGGRVSLFLEEKDSVQNPDLPENEDKPSKLMSKSCGSLDEMTEVQKPDSNPDSQQSVSRAVKSGKSHTLTSDKRTRKHGVRPVRVAFLEPQNGKNNLGNDARDTLQQPRLQCDNGKRDEHYDEVIDHLSEREKSATDREKHDFPVRKLTIPSESVKVKQEQDHIKCLGESCNKKVVQRRHSSVSQSQTVRKSKTTSSSPQQGRMRSNSAVSYAYDARPKQSLCKGYVTMQMTIKGKQVKVHVPKFPRDADSEPALERAKKKAAEDRLHSKI